From the Paenibacillus sp. MMS20-IR301 genome, the window TTAAACATTTAAATAATTATCTAAATATATAATAAGTCTTTAAGGGATATTATGTCAATGCAGTAAGAACTCTCAAATAGGAATGTCCCAAACCCTATAAGTAGAAGTCGTAATGCTGCATATGCTAGAATAGGCTAGGAGAAGCTGGATACATAGAGCGGATGGGGTTTTGGATTCTGCCAGCAGAGTGCCGGGCCAATTACGCAATATACGGGAGGAGAGCTGCAATTGCATTTTTTATCTGATCTGGTTTCAACTTTGCTGGAATGGATTCAGAGCCTGGGCTATTTCGGTATTATGATCGGTCTGATGATTGAAGTTATACCAAGTGAGATTGTGCTGGCTTACGGAGGTTACCTGGTATCACTAGGGGATATTAACTTCTTCGGCGCGGTTCTGTTTGGCACGGTAGGCGGGGTGGTCGCCCAGATTTTTGTATACTGGATCGGCCGTTATGGCGGCAGACCTGTGCTGGAGAAGTACGGCAAATATATTTTCATCTCCAAAAAACATATTGACCATTCCGAGGAATGGTTCGAGAAGTACGGAACCGGCGTTATCTTTACGGCCCGCTTCATTCCGGTTGTCCGCCATGCCATCTCGGTTCCGGCCGGTATTTCCCGCATGCCGCTTGGCAAGTTCACCATGCTGACTACGCTTGCAGTAATTCCATGGAGTGTATTGTTTGTATATCTGGGTTATACGCTCGGTGATAAGTGGGAGACTATTGATGAGGTCGCAGCCAAGTATACACATGAAATTATTCTTGCCGCCCTTGCGGTGATTGTTTTGTATTTCCTGTTCAAGTGGTACAAATCCAAGAAGAAGGGTAGTGCAGTATGAAGCAGAATGTAGCAGCCAAATTCGGTCAGGGCCTGACTCCGCGCCAGTTTGTGGAAGGAATGACGAAGAACCAGCAGGCTTTTGAATCCTGGTATGAGAAATTTGCCTGGGAGGACAAGGATGACCGTGAATTTTTCGAGAGTCTGAATCACCGTGATGATCTGCGTGTACTGATTCTGGCCGCCGACTGGTGCGGTGATGTGGTCCGTAATGTCCCTGTTATATTCCGGATTCTGGAAACCGCAGGCATCAAGACCGAAGTTCTGATTCTGGAAGAAAACCAGGATGTTATGGATCATTTCCTGACGATGGGCGGACGGTCGGTGCCGGTGGTTATTTTTGCAGATACCGGCGGTTATGTACTGGGACACTGGGGACCCCGCCCTGAACATGTACAATCACTGATGAGAGCATTTAAAAGTGAGAATCCGGACCGTGAGGCGGCGGATTACGAGAGCAAAATTACCGAAGTACGCAAAGCGATGGGGCAGGCTTACGGAGAAGGAACGGAATCACACGCGGTTATCGCCAAAGAGCTGCGCAGTCTGATCTCCGGATTCTAAGGCCGATGCTGAATATAAGATCCTATAATCTCGGGGCGCTTCAGACCAACGCCTATCTTTTGACAGGCGCAGACCCGGCGCGGGGTGTAATTATCGATCCGGGCGCTAATCCGGCAGCTCTCCTCCGCGCAACTGAAGGAATGGAAATTGAGGCAGTATTGCTGACGCATGCCCATTTTGATCATATCGCCGGACTGGACGAGGTCCGTAAGGCCAGAAAGTGCCCTGTATATATCCATCCTCTGGAGAGCGAATGGCTGGGCAGCCCGAAGCTGAACGGTTCGCTGATGTGGCCGGAAACGACCCCTCCGGTGAGCACGGATCCGGCAGAGTATGATCTGGCGGAGGGCCAGGTGCTGAAGCTGCTGGGCTTAACCTTCCGGGTGCTGCATACGCCGGGGCATTCACCGGGCAGTGTCAGCTTCCTGTGCGGCAATGATCTCTTTTCCGGTGATGTATTGTTCAAAACGGGAGTGGGCCGCACCGATCTTCCCGGCGGCAGGGAACGTGATCTGTTCGATTCGATCCGCGGTAAGCTGTACCGGCTGGATGAAGAAGTGAAGGTATATCCCGGACATGGTCCGCGTACCTCCATCGGATTCGAGAAGCTTAACAACCCTTATGTCCCCATGTAATGACGGATTTATGCGGGATATGACATAAAGCGGGAAATTAGAGATAGACAAGAAGATACAGAGTTGCTACAATATTGTTAATTAAATGTAACATTTACCTCGCGAAGCACGCAGACTGTGGAATAATCCCGGTTTGCGTTCTTTTTTTTGTCTATATGTCTTTAATCTCATGGGGGGAAGCGGAATGAAAGAGGATATTCATAATTATTTGGATTATGGGGAATATGATGCTGATGAGGCAGGAGTCGCCGAACGGAATGAGACGGACTATGCTGCAGGTGAACACGATTCTAAATGCACCCTGTTCTGGCGGTTTCCGAGAGGCAAGGGGAAGGTCCAGCCCTGGAGGCGCAGGCTGTGGGAGCTGCAAAATAAATCCGACCGTGAATGAACGATATATGGTACATAAGCGTATTACAGGTGTGATTGAAGGAAAATGAGGAGGGGCTATGGGCGACGGGATGCTGGAGAAGATCAGCCGTGCGCAGCAGGGGGATGCTGCGGCGCTGGCTGCACTGCTGCAGGAGCATTACTCCTTTCTGTACAAATATCTGATTAAAGCCACCATGGATCCTTCGCTTGCTGAGGAGCTGGCTCAGGATACCATGGTCAGATGTATGGAGAAGATCGGGACGTATAACGGAGCCTCTGCCTTCTCTTCATGGCTGATTACGATTGCCAGCCGGCTGTATATTGACCGGAAGCGGCGGTGGAAGCGTGAGGCAAAGTGGCAGGAGGAGCAAGGGGTACGAAGTATCCGCTGGAGGTTCGAGAGCAGGGATATGGAATGGAGCGAGGTGCTGGACGCCTTATCCAGGCTGTCCGCTGCCCAGAGAATGGCTGTGCTGCTGAAGCATTATTACGGGTATGGCTATGATGAGATCGGGGGAATGCTGCAGATTCCCTCCGGTACGGTCAAGTCAAGGGTAGCCGCCGGACTGAATCAACTGCGAAGGGAGCTGGATGAGAATGAAGTTTAACAGTGAGGAAGAACTGCTCGGCAGGCTGTCTGCGGAGCTTGAGAATCTGGATAAGCAATATGCGGACGCCGCCCCGCCCTCATTGCCTGAGCTTGAGCAGCTCATTGCTGCAGAGACAGCCCGCCGGAGCAGCAGGCAGCGGAAAGATCTGCTGATATTCTGCATAGTGGCACTAATCGTGCTCAGTATAGTACTGGCCATTCTCAGCTCTGCTCCGGTGCTTTATTTGGGGCTGCAGGTGCTGATCCCGCTGGCTGCGGTTTGCAGCCTGTGGATAGCACGGATCAGGCTGCGGCGGGAGGAGTACGAAGAGTGAAGGAGCTGCAGGAGGTGCCTTTTTGGCTGTGGATTCTTGTAGCGGCTGTACTGATGGTGCAGGGAACCCTGCTGTTTCGTGATGCCCAGAGAAGAGGCAAAGGCAGGATGGCCTGGTTCTGGGGAATCTGGGGGATCACGGGTGCCCCTACACCTGCTGTCTGCTATCTGCTGCTTGTAGTTCTCCCTGATAGACGGAAGCGGAACACAGGAAGACAACGATGAAAGAACATAGAAGCTTTTAGTGAAGAAGGCAGGATTGAAGTAGAGAGGGCGGAGGCTATGGATAAAGTGAACTTAGGATTGATCTGGCCGCTGATTGCACTGCAGGTCCTGCTCGCAGCCGTAGGTCTGATCTCACTGGCGAAGGCAGAACGGGTGCGCGGGCCGAAATGGATGTGGGTGCTGTTTTTGATTTTCGGTAATCTGCTCGGCAGCATAGCTTATTTCACACTCGGAAGGAAGGAGCCCTAATGCCGCTGCTTGAGGTTGATAATCTGCGTAAGAGCTTCGGCGGGCAGCTTTCGGTGGACGGCATCAGCTTCGGGATTGAAGCCGGGCGCTGCGTTGCCCTGCTGGGGCCAAACGGAGCGGGCAAGACGACAACGCTGCGCATGCTCGCCGGACTGCTGCTGCAGTCCGGCGGCAGTATCACCTTCAGCGGCTATCCTCCCGGCACCGATTACCGCCGTGAGCTGGGTTATCTGCCGCAGTCTCCGGCTTTTTACAGCTGGATGAGCGGACTGGAATATACTGTATTCGCCGCCAAACTGAGCGGGATGAATGCCAGGGAGGCAGCGCTGGAAGCAGGTGAGGTGTTGGAACGGGTAGGGTTAAGTGCGGCGGCCCGGCGGCGGATCGGCGGTTATTCCGGCGGGATGAAGCAGCGCCTTGGGCTAGCCCAGGCTCTGGTCCACCGTCCCCGGCTGTTATTGCTTGATGAACCCGTCTCCGCGCTTGATCCGATCGGACGCCGGGAAGTAATGGAGTTGCTGCGTGATATCCGCAAGGACACCACAGTAGTATTCTCAACCCACGTACTCCACGATGCTGAAGAGATTTGTGATGATGTCATACTAATGAATCAGGGAGCCATTGCTGTCCAAGGAACCTTGGCGCGGCTCCGTACAGAATACAGTCTTCCGGTTATCAGATTGACTACGGCCAAGGAAGAGAAGGCAATCCGTTGGCTGGAGGAGCTTAAGCATAAGTCTTTTATTGAGGAAGCCAGTGTGTCGGACGGCAAGGCAGTCTTTAATGTGAGTGATGTTGAGCTCGCACGCCGGACGATTCTGCAGGAAGCAGCCGGGCTTGATATTCCGCTGCTGCAATTTGAAGCGGGCTCATCCACACTGGAGGATCTGTTCATGAAAGTGGTGGGAGCATGAAGAAGCTACGGGTCTTATATGCGCGGGAGA encodes:
- a CDS encoding DedA family protein yields the protein MHFLSDLVSTLLEWIQSLGYFGIMIGLMIEVIPSEIVLAYGGYLVSLGDINFFGAVLFGTVGGVVAQIFVYWIGRYGGRPVLEKYGKYIFISKKHIDHSEEWFEKYGTGVIFTARFIPVVRHAISVPAGISRMPLGKFTMLTTLAVIPWSVLFVYLGYTLGDKWETIDEVAAKYTHEIILAALAVIVLYFLFKWYKSKKKGSAV
- a CDS encoding thioredoxin family protein, giving the protein MKQNVAAKFGQGLTPRQFVEGMTKNQQAFESWYEKFAWEDKDDREFFESLNHRDDLRVLILAADWCGDVVRNVPVIFRILETAGIKTEVLILEENQDVMDHFLTMGGRSVPVVIFADTGGYVLGHWGPRPEHVQSLMRAFKSENPDREAADYESKITEVRKAMGQAYGEGTESHAVIAKELRSLISGF
- a CDS encoding MBL fold metallo-hydrolase; the protein is MLNIRSYNLGALQTNAYLLTGADPARGVIIDPGANPAALLRATEGMEIEAVLLTHAHFDHIAGLDEVRKARKCPVYIHPLESEWLGSPKLNGSLMWPETTPPVSTDPAEYDLAEGQVLKLLGLTFRVLHTPGHSPGSVSFLCGNDLFSGDVLFKTGVGRTDLPGGRERDLFDSIRGKLYRLDEEVKVYPGHGPRTSIGFEKLNNPYVPM
- the sigY gene encoding RNA polymerase sigma factor SigY, which codes for MGDGMLEKISRAQQGDAAALAALLQEHYSFLYKYLIKATMDPSLAEELAQDTMVRCMEKIGTYNGASAFSSWLITIASRLYIDRKRRWKREAKWQEEQGVRSIRWRFESRDMEWSEVLDALSRLSAAQRMAVLLKHYYGYGYDEIGGMLQIPSGTVKSRVAAGLNQLRRELDENEV
- a CDS encoding YxlC family protein, encoding MKFNSEEELLGRLSAELENLDKQYADAAPPSLPELEQLIAAETARRSSRQRKDLLIFCIVALIVLSIVLAILSSAPVLYLGLQVLIPLAAVCSLWIARIRLRREEYEE
- a CDS encoding PLD nuclease N-terminal domain-containing protein, with protein sequence MDKVNLGLIWPLIALQVLLAAVGLISLAKAERVRGPKWMWVLFLIFGNLLGSIAYFTLGRKEP
- a CDS encoding ABC transporter ATP-binding protein — translated: MPLLEVDNLRKSFGGQLSVDGISFGIEAGRCVALLGPNGAGKTTTLRMLAGLLLQSGGSITFSGYPPGTDYRRELGYLPQSPAFYSWMSGLEYTVFAAKLSGMNAREAALEAGEVLERVGLSAAARRRIGGYSGGMKQRLGLAQALVHRPRLLLLDEPVSALDPIGRREVMELLRDIRKDTTVVFSTHVLHDAEEICDDVILMNQGAIAVQGTLARLRTEYSLPVIRLTTAKEEKAIRWLEELKHKSFIEEASVSDGKAVFNVSDVELARRTILQEAAGLDIPLLQFEAGSSTLEDLFMKVVGA